Proteins encoded together in one Corvus hawaiiensis isolate bCorHaw1 chromosome 15, bCorHaw1.pri.cur, whole genome shotgun sequence window:
- the PDLIM7 gene encoding PDZ and LIM domain protein 7 isoform X4, with amino-acid sequence MGDMESYKVMLNGPAPWGFRLQGGKDFSMPLSISRLTPGGKAAQAGVGVGDWVLYIDGESTSAMTHIEAQNRIRACGDRLCLTLSRAQNQLGKPQKVLSLDKQPPQLLESPSTPVCDPVKLRMLEDIDDSKPHSWTSQSRSFRKLSRLVGTNSMEDGEDELVKKPSHSREALCPVAVSSLPLQESSCWWSCRAHSALTPQWAPPELSHWSGHHLGRVLPGRPPAGQDVLCRVGPAGHCWHQPGEAKLCHCFLRKRDLEKAGALTTPCWGYWEVLGSNWTMCREPGMGLRDGRAELGMPVGPAGAQWSSVEDGEDEIVKKPRDAHGSTWGTGQQRQPPQLLEPPSDTVCDPVKLRMLEDIDDSKPHTWTSQSRSFRKLARLVGANSMDDGEDEPVTKPRLELFPELHNRHCQRSATALTITSGGSCPKNPPGDSHGSSWGTVEQRQPLESPSTPGCDPGKLRMLEDAEGWQPRTGTSQSRSFRKLAQLTGTDGMEDGEDETVKKPRDARGSSWGTVEQRQPPQPLEPPSTPGCNPGKLRLIEDAEDWQPRTGTSQSRTFRKLAQLTGTDSSMEDHDDVFVRKPSQVSVPDPSPGATMKTEPGLAPRTPSATPGPTSRPPWAVDPSFAERYAPDKTSTVVSKHSQPATPTPMQNRSSIVQAAQQAPEGPGRTPLCYKCNKVIRGRYLVALGHYYHPEEFTCCQCRKVLDEGGFFEEKGSIFCPKCYDTRYAPSCAKCKKKITGEVMHALKMTWHVQCFTCNACKTPIRNRAFYMEEGQPYCERDYEKMFGTKCRGCDFKIDAGDRFLEALGFSWHDTCFVCAICQTNLEGKTFYSKKDKPLCKSHAFSHV; translated from the exons CTGACTCCGGGCGGGAAGGCGGCCCAGGCCGGCGTGGGAGTGGGTGACTGGGTGCTGTACATCGACGGGGAGAGCACCAGTGCCATGACACACATCGAGGCCCAGAACAGGATCCGTGCCTGTGGGGACAGGCTCTGCCTCACCCTGAGCAG AGCCCAGAACCAGCTGGGGAAGCCACAGAAG GTGCTGAGCCTTGACAA GCAGCCCCCGCAGCTGCTGGAGTCCCCCAGCACCCCTGTGTGTGACCCTGTGAAGCTGCGGATGTTAGAGGACATTGACGACTCAAAGCCCCACAGCTGGACCTCGCAGTCCCGCTCCTTCCGCAAACTGTCCCGGCTGGTGGGCACGAACAGCA tggaGGATGGTGAGGACGAGCTTGTTAAAAAGCCCAG TCACTCAAGGGAAGCTCTTTGCCCTGTTGctgtttcttctctccctcttcaAGAGTCGAGCTGTTggtggagctgcagagctcactCTGCGCTCACCCCACAGTGGGCACCGCCAGAGCTCAGCCACTGGTCTGGCCATCACCTTGGGAGGGTCCTGCCTGGACGCCCACCGGCCGGACAAGATGTCCTGTGCCGGGTAGGacctgctgggcactgctggcaccaACCTGGGGAGGCCAAGCTCTGCCATTGCTTCTTGAGGAAAAGGGATCTGGAGAAGGCTGGTGCACTGACAACACCTTGCTGGGGGTATTGGGAGGTGCTAGGCAGCAACTGGACAATGTGCCGTGAGCCTGGCATGGGGCTGCGGgatggcagggcagagctgg GGATGCCCGTGGGTCCAGCTGGGGCACAGTGGAGCAGTG TGGAGGATGGTGAGGATGAGATTGTTAAAAAGCCCAG GGATGCCCACGGGTCCACCTGGGGCACGGGGCAACAGCG GCAGCCCCcgcagctgctggagcccccCAGTGACACTGTGTGTGACCCTGTGAAGCTGCGGATGTTAGAGGACATTGATGACTCAAAGCCCCACACCTGGACGTCCCAGTCCCGCTCCTTCCGCAAACTGGCCCGGCTGGTGGGCGCAAACAGCA TGGACGATGGTGAGGATGAGCCTGTTACAAAGCCCAG aCTCGAGCTGTTTCCAGAGCTGCACAACAGGCACTGCCAGCGCTCAGCCACTGCTCTGACCATCACCTCAGGAGGGTCCTGCCCCAAGAACCCACCTGG AGATTCCCATGGGTCCAGCTGGGGCACAGTGGAGCAGCG GCAGCCGCTGGAGTCCCCCAGCACCCCCGGGTGTGACCCTGGGAAGTTGCGGATGTTAGAGGATGCTGAGGGCTGGCAGCCCCGCACCGGGACCTCCCAGTCCCGCTCCTTCCGcaaactggcccagctgacGGGCACAGATGGCA TGGAGGATGGTGAGGATGAGACTGTTAAAAAGCCCAG GGATGCCAGGGGGTCCAGCTGGGGCACGGTGGAGCAGCG acagcccccacagccactggagccccccagcacccctgggTGCAACCCCGGGAAGCTGCGACTGATAGAGGACGCTGAGGACTGGCAGCCCCGCACCGGGACCTCGCAGTCCCGCACCTTCCGcaaactggcccagctgacgggcacagacagcagca TGGAGGATCATGATGATGTGTTTGTTAGGAAGCCCAG CCAGGTCTCCGTGCCGGACCCGTCCCCAGGAGCAACGATGAAGACTGAGCCAGGACTGG cccccaggacccccagtgccacccctggcCCCACCAGCCGCCCACCCTGGGCTGTGGACCCCTCGTTTGCCGAGCGCTACGCCCCGGACAAGACGAGCACGGTGGTGAGCAAGCACAGCCAGCCGGCCACGCCCACCCCCATGCAGAACCGCAGCTCCATCGTGCAGGCGGCCCAGCAAGCCCCCGAGGGGCCTGGCCGCACCCCCCTCTGCTACAAGTGCAACAAGGTCATCAG gggaCGGTACCTGGTGGCGCTGGGACATTATTACCACCCCGAGGAGTTCACCTGCTGCCAGTGCAGGAAGGTGCTGGATGAGGGCGGCTTCTTTGAGGAGAAAGGCTCCATCTTCTGCCCCAAGTGCTACGACACGCGCTACGCGCCCAGCTGCGCCAAGTGCAAGAAGAAGATCACTGGG GAGGTGATGCACGCACTGAAGATGACCTGGCACGTGCAGTGCTTCACCTGCAACGCCTGCAAAACTCCCATCCGCAACCGAGCCTTCTACATGGAGGAGGGACAGCCCTACTGTGAGAGAG ACTATGAGAAGATGTTTGGCACCAAGTGCCGTGGCTGTGACTTCAAGATCGATGCTGGAGACCGGTTCCTGGAGGCGCTGGGGTTCAGCTGGCATGACACTTGCTTTGTCTGTGCG ATCTGCCAGACCAACCTGGAAGGGAAGACGTTCTACTCCAAGAAGGACAAGCCGCTCTGCAAGAGCCACGCTTTCTCCCACGTGTGA
- the PDLIM7 gene encoding PDZ and LIM domain protein 7 isoform X7 codes for MEDGEDELVKKPSHSREALCPVAVSSLPLQESSCWWSCRAHSALTPQWAPPELSHWSGHHLGRVLPGRPPAGQDVLCRVGPAGHCWHQPGEAKLCHCFLRKRDLEKAGALTTPCWGYWEVLGSNWTMCREPGMGLRDGRAELGECCQLLLVLECICEGWAEPWSNTECCATIFSNITGMPVGPAGAQWSSVEDGEDEIVKKPRDAHGSTWGTGQQRQPPQLLEPPSDTVCDPVKLRMLEDIDDSKPHTWTSQSRSFRKLARLVGANSMDDGEDEPVTKPRLELFPELHNRHCQRSATALTITSGGSCPKNPPGDSHGSSWGTVEQRQPLESPSTPGCDPGKLRMLEDAEGWQPRTGTSQSRSFRKLAQLTGTDGMEDGEDETVKKPRDARGSSWGTVEQRQPPQPLEPPSTPGCNPGKLRLIEDAEDWQPRTGTSQSRTFRKLAQLTGTDSSMEDHDDVFVRKPSQVSVPDPSPGATMKTEPGLAPRTPSATPGPTSRPPWAVDPSFAERYAPDKTSTVVSKHSQPATPTPMQNRSSIVQAAQQAPEGPGRTPLCYKCNKVIRGRYLVALGHYYHPEEFTCCQCRKVLDEGGFFEEKGSIFCPKCYDTRYAPSCAKCKKKITGEVMHALKMTWHVQCFTCNACKTPIRNRAFYMEEGQPYCERDYEKMFGTKCRGCDFKIDAGDRFLEALGFSWHDTCFVCAICQTNLEGKTFYSKKDKPLCKSHAFSHV; via the exons A tggaGGATGGTGAGGACGAGCTTGTTAAAAAGCCCAG TCACTCAAGGGAAGCTCTTTGCCCTGTTGctgtttcttctctccctcttcaAGAGTCGAGCTGTTggtggagctgcagagctcactCTGCGCTCACCCCACAGTGGGCACCGCCAGAGCTCAGCCACTGGTCTGGCCATCACCTTGGGAGGGTCCTGCCTGGACGCCCACCGGCCGGACAAGATGTCCTGTGCCGGGTAGGacctgctgggcactgctggcaccaACCTGGGGAGGCCAAGCTCTGCCATTGCTTCTTGAGGAAAAGGGATCTGGAGAAGGCTGGTGCACTGACAACACCTTGCTGGGGGTATTGGGAGGTGCTAGGCAGCAACTGGACAATGTGCCGTGAGCCTGGCATGGGGCTGCGGgatggcagggcagagctgggtgagTGTTGCCAACTTCTTCTAGTTCTGGAGTGCATTTGTGAGGGATGGGCTGAGCCATGGTCAAATACTGAGTGCTGTGCTACCATTTTTTCCAATATCACAGGGATGCCCGTGGGTCCAGCTGGGGCACAGTGGAGCAGTG TGGAGGATGGTGAGGATGAGATTGTTAAAAAGCCCAG GGATGCCCACGGGTCCACCTGGGGCACGGGGCAACAGCG GCAGCCCCcgcagctgctggagcccccCAGTGACACTGTGTGTGACCCTGTGAAGCTGCGGATGTTAGAGGACATTGATGACTCAAAGCCCCACACCTGGACGTCCCAGTCCCGCTCCTTCCGCAAACTGGCCCGGCTGGTGGGCGCAAACAGCA TGGACGATGGTGAGGATGAGCCTGTTACAAAGCCCAG aCTCGAGCTGTTTCCAGAGCTGCACAACAGGCACTGCCAGCGCTCAGCCACTGCTCTGACCATCACCTCAGGAGGGTCCTGCCCCAAGAACCCACCTGG AGATTCCCATGGGTCCAGCTGGGGCACAGTGGAGCAGCG GCAGCCGCTGGAGTCCCCCAGCACCCCCGGGTGTGACCCTGGGAAGTTGCGGATGTTAGAGGATGCTGAGGGCTGGCAGCCCCGCACCGGGACCTCCCAGTCCCGCTCCTTCCGcaaactggcccagctgacGGGCACAGATGGCA TGGAGGATGGTGAGGATGAGACTGTTAAAAAGCCCAG GGATGCCAGGGGGTCCAGCTGGGGCACGGTGGAGCAGCG acagcccccacagccactggagccccccagcacccctgggTGCAACCCCGGGAAGCTGCGACTGATAGAGGACGCTGAGGACTGGCAGCCCCGCACCGGGACCTCGCAGTCCCGCACCTTCCGcaaactggcccagctgacgggcacagacagcagca TGGAGGATCATGATGATGTGTTTGTTAGGAAGCCCAG CCAGGTCTCCGTGCCGGACCCGTCCCCAGGAGCAACGATGAAGACTGAGCCAGGACTGG cccccaggacccccagtgccacccctggcCCCACCAGCCGCCCACCCTGGGCTGTGGACCCCTCGTTTGCCGAGCGCTACGCCCCGGACAAGACGAGCACGGTGGTGAGCAAGCACAGCCAGCCGGCCACGCCCACCCCCATGCAGAACCGCAGCTCCATCGTGCAGGCGGCCCAGCAAGCCCCCGAGGGGCCTGGCCGCACCCCCCTCTGCTACAAGTGCAACAAGGTCATCAG gggaCGGTACCTGGTGGCGCTGGGACATTATTACCACCCCGAGGAGTTCACCTGCTGCCAGTGCAGGAAGGTGCTGGATGAGGGCGGCTTCTTTGAGGAGAAAGGCTCCATCTTCTGCCCCAAGTGCTACGACACGCGCTACGCGCCCAGCTGCGCCAAGTGCAAGAAGAAGATCACTGGG GAGGTGATGCACGCACTGAAGATGACCTGGCACGTGCAGTGCTTCACCTGCAACGCCTGCAAAACTCCCATCCGCAACCGAGCCTTCTACATGGAGGAGGGACAGCCCTACTGTGAGAGAG ACTATGAGAAGATGTTTGGCACCAAGTGCCGTGGCTGTGACTTCAAGATCGATGCTGGAGACCGGTTCCTGGAGGCGCTGGGGTTCAGCTGGCATGACACTTGCTTTGTCTGTGCG ATCTGCCAGACCAACCTGGAAGGGAAGACGTTCTACTCCAAGAAGGACAAGCCGCTCTGCAAGAGCCACGCTTTCTCCCACGTGTGA
- the PDLIM7 gene encoding PDZ and LIM domain protein 7 isoform X10, which translates to MGDMESYKVMLNGPAPWGFRLQGGKDFSMPLSISRLTPGGKAAQAGVGVGDWVLYIDGESTSAMTHIEAQNRIRACGDRLCLTLSRAQNQLGKPQKVLSLDKQPPQLLESPSTPVCDPVKLRMLEDIDDSKPHSWTSQSRSFRKLSRLVGTNSMEDGEDELVKKPSHSREALCPVAVSSLPLQESSCWWSCRAHSALTPQWAPPELSHWSGHHLGRVLPGRPPAGQDVLCRVGPAGHCWHQPGEAKLCHCFLRKRDLEKAGALTTPCWGYWEVLGSNWTMCREPGMGLRDGRAELGECCQLLLVLECICEGWAEPWSNTECCATIFSNITGMPVGPAGAQWSSVEDGEDEIVKKPRDAHGSTWGTGQQRQPPQLLEPPSDTVCDPVKLRMLEDIDDSKPHTWTSQSRSFRKLARLVGANSMDDGEDEPVTKPRLELFPELHNRHCQRSATALTITSGGSCPKNPPGDSHGSSWGTVEQRQPLESPSTPGCDPGKLRMLEDAEGWQPRTGTSQSRSFRKLAQLTGTDGMEDGEDETVKKPRDARGSSWGTVEQRQPPQPLEPPSTPGCNPGKLRLIEDAEDWQPRTGTSQSRTFRKLAQLTGTDSSMEDHDDVFVRKPRSPCRTRPQEQR; encoded by the exons CTGACTCCGGGCGGGAAGGCGGCCCAGGCCGGCGTGGGAGTGGGTGACTGGGTGCTGTACATCGACGGGGAGAGCACCAGTGCCATGACACACATCGAGGCCCAGAACAGGATCCGTGCCTGTGGGGACAGGCTCTGCCTCACCCTGAGCAG AGCCCAGAACCAGCTGGGGAAGCCACAGAAG GTGCTGAGCCTTGACAA GCAGCCCCCGCAGCTGCTGGAGTCCCCCAGCACCCCTGTGTGTGACCCTGTGAAGCTGCGGATGTTAGAGGACATTGACGACTCAAAGCCCCACAGCTGGACCTCGCAGTCCCGCTCCTTCCGCAAACTGTCCCGGCTGGTGGGCACGAACAGCA tggaGGATGGTGAGGACGAGCTTGTTAAAAAGCCCAG TCACTCAAGGGAAGCTCTTTGCCCTGTTGctgtttcttctctccctcttcaAGAGTCGAGCTGTTggtggagctgcagagctcactCTGCGCTCACCCCACAGTGGGCACCGCCAGAGCTCAGCCACTGGTCTGGCCATCACCTTGGGAGGGTCCTGCCTGGACGCCCACCGGCCGGACAAGATGTCCTGTGCCGGGTAGGacctgctgggcactgctggcaccaACCTGGGGAGGCCAAGCTCTGCCATTGCTTCTTGAGGAAAAGGGATCTGGAGAAGGCTGGTGCACTGACAACACCTTGCTGGGGGTATTGGGAGGTGCTAGGCAGCAACTGGACAATGTGCCGTGAGCCTGGCATGGGGCTGCGGgatggcagggcagagctgggtgagTGTTGCCAACTTCTTCTAGTTCTGGAGTGCATTTGTGAGGGATGGGCTGAGCCATGGTCAAATACTGAGTGCTGTGCTACCATTTTTTCCAATATCACAGGGATGCCCGTGGGTCCAGCTGGGGCACAGTGGAGCAGTG TGGAGGATGGTGAGGATGAGATTGTTAAAAAGCCCAG GGATGCCCACGGGTCCACCTGGGGCACGGGGCAACAGCG GCAGCCCCcgcagctgctggagcccccCAGTGACACTGTGTGTGACCCTGTGAAGCTGCGGATGTTAGAGGACATTGATGACTCAAAGCCCCACACCTGGACGTCCCAGTCCCGCTCCTTCCGCAAACTGGCCCGGCTGGTGGGCGCAAACAGCA TGGACGATGGTGAGGATGAGCCTGTTACAAAGCCCAG aCTCGAGCTGTTTCCAGAGCTGCACAACAGGCACTGCCAGCGCTCAGCCACTGCTCTGACCATCACCTCAGGAGGGTCCTGCCCCAAGAACCCACCTGG AGATTCCCATGGGTCCAGCTGGGGCACAGTGGAGCAGCG GCAGCCGCTGGAGTCCCCCAGCACCCCCGGGTGTGACCCTGGGAAGTTGCGGATGTTAGAGGATGCTGAGGGCTGGCAGCCCCGCACCGGGACCTCCCAGTCCCGCTCCTTCCGcaaactggcccagctgacGGGCACAGATGGCA TGGAGGATGGTGAGGATGAGACTGTTAAAAAGCCCAG GGATGCCAGGGGGTCCAGCTGGGGCACGGTGGAGCAGCG acagcccccacagccactggagccccccagcacccctgggTGCAACCCCGGGAAGCTGCGACTGATAGAGGACGCTGAGGACTGGCAGCCCCGCACCGGGACCTCGCAGTCCCGCACCTTCCGcaaactggcccagctgacgggcacagacagcagca TGGAGGATCATGATGATGTGTTTGTTAGGAAGCCCAG GTCTCCGTGCCGGACCCGTCCCCAGGAGCAACGATGA